TTTCGATTCTTATGTCACAGTTGATAATGACCGGGATGTTTTCTATAATCAGCGAATTTCCCTCACCCCGCACGAGCTTTCTGTCGTTCCTAAAGATTGCCCAAGTCCAATCAGTATTCTCGATATTTTCTCTATCACCCCGGATATTTTCCGGCAATAGGATAATTGCCATTCCGTTTTCAGCAATTTGCACAGAGGCTTCGAGCGTCACGTTCGGAACAGCAAGCATAACTGAGAAAAACGCAACAGAAATTATGAGAATTGCTGCCGTCGATATCAGCAGATAGTCCGATATGTCCATATCGCTCAGAAAATGATGTTTTCACGATTACATATAAGTAGTACATACAAACTCGTTTTACAGAGGGGATGAGGTGTTCAGAAAATTTAAAGGAGGAATAAAACTTCCTCACCTAAAGCCTACGGCTGGCTTTACGATCGAAAGAATGAAGCTTCCGTCTCTCGTCGTCGTGCCGTTAAAGCAGCACATAGGGGCGGTGTGCGAACCACTAGTTCAAAAAGGAGAGAAGGTTAAAACTGGACAGAAAATTGGGGATTCCCATGCGAATCTTTCTGCTCCAGTTCATTCGCCGATTTCGGGAGTCGTCAAAGAGGTCAGGATGCATCCGATTCCAACCGGAGAAGAGGTTCCGAGCATATTCATCGAAAGCGATGGTGTTGATGAATGGGTAGAAACTTCCGGAATCGATCCGGAGAAAGCCGGAAGGGAGGAAATACTTTCGAAAATAAGAGAAGCTGGAATTGTTGGGCTCGGAGGGGCGGCGTTTCCTACTCACGTGAAACTGAACCCCCCAAAGAAGGTTGATACTCTCATAATCAACGGCTGCGAGGGAGAACCTTTCATCACAGCCGATCACCGTCTGATGCTCGAGTATCCAGAGCGGATTATGCGGGGTGTGGAGATAATGATGAAAGTTTGCGGAGCCGAAAGAGCAATCATCGCAATCGAGGAGGACAAGAGAGACGCCGAACAACAGCTGAAAAAATTTGAAACAGAACGAATAAAAATCGCGGTGTTACCATCTAGATATCCACAAGGTGATGAGAGACATCTAATCAAAGCATTACTCAGAAGAGAGGTTCCAGCTGGCGGTCTTCCTTTTGACGTTGGAGTGGTGGTTCAAAATGTGGCTACAGCGAAGGCAGTGGCTGATGCTATTCTAGACGGAAAACCTCTGATTGAGCGGATAGTGACAGTCACCGGCGCAGTCCGATTACCGAAAAATCTCTTGGTCAGAATTGGAACCCTTTTTTCTGCTCTCATTGAAGAATGCGGCGGACCAGCCAGAGAATATGACAAGATAGTTGCCGGAGGTCCCATGATGGGTTTTGCACAGTGGTGCGATATACCAGTCATAAAGGGAACTAACTGCGTTCTGCTCATGAAATCCGTAGAAGATGAAGAGAGAGATTGTATAAGATGCGGAAGGTGTGTGGATGTTTGCCCGATGGGGCTTGAACCAACCATGCTCGCTTCTTTTTCCAAGAAAAAAATGTTTGACAAATGTCTGGAATATCGGGTGACCAGTTGTGATGAATGTGGATGCTGTGCCTATGTCTGTCCCTCAAAAATCCCCCTCGTGCAATATATCAAGCTAGCAAAAGATGCACTGAGGAGATCCGCATGAACAAGCTGGTTGTTTCTCCAAGTCCTCACATAAAAGATTCCATAACAGTAGAGGAGATAATGTATTCCGTCATTATCGCGCTCGTTCCGGCGGTCGTGGCTGGGGCATACTTTTTCGGGATCGAAATTCTAGCCGTGATAGCTGTATCAATTCTGACGGCCGTGGTTACCGAATACGTCGCAATGAAGCTAATGAAAAGAAAATTCAGAAATGACGGGAGCGCGATTCTCACAGGTTTGTTGCTCGCTCTCACACTTCCACCCACGGTTCCTCTCTGGATACCAGCTGTAGGGGCATTTTTCGCCATAGCGATTGTGAAATGTGCATTCGGAGGACTCGGGCACAACATCTTTAATCCTGCATTGGCTGGAAGAATCTTTCTTGCCCTTTCTTGGCCATCTCTGATGAGAAAATGGCCCGAGTGGGTGGGTCCTGACGGAATAACCACGGCTACCCCACTTCAATTATGGAAGTTTCAAAACACTCTCACTCCCTATTTCAAACTTTTCATCGGAAATGTTGGCGGATGCATAGGTGAGACTTCCGCTCTGGCATTGCTCATAGGCGGCCTCTTTCTGATTTCCAGAAAATACATAGACTGGAAGATTCCAGTCTCTTTCATAGGAACCGTTGGGCTCCTGATGTTTCTGCTCGGTCAGGATCCGATCTTCCACATACTGGCGGGAGGACTTTTCCTTGGAGCATTTTTCATGGCAACGGACTATGTGACCACTCCATTGACCGGGAAGGGTAGAGTGATCTTTGGTGTCGGGGCTGGAATTCTGGTTGTCATTTTCCGAATGTATAGTGGGATGACTGAAGGTGTGGCGTTCTCGATTCTCATCATGAACGCCTTTACACCTTTGATAGATAAGGTCATCAAACCCAAGGTTTATGGAACCACAAAGGTGAAAACATGAATACCAGAGAGATCATGGTTTTGACCATAATCTGCATAATTTCCGGTTTCTGCCTTTTTGCAGTCCACAATCTCGTGAAGGAAAGGATAGAAAAAACTGAAAACACTGAAATGATCAGACTTTTGTCCGAAATTTTTCCCTCCTCGGAATTCGCAGAAGAAAACGGGATATATCTCGCGCGGAGCAAAGAAAATGGAGAATTGGAGGGATACATAGCGATGGCAGAAGGGAAGGGATATGGTGGTAGCATCTCGTTAATGATTGGAATCCACAAAGATGGGACTATCAAAAAGGTCAAAATCCTAAAACAGAGCGAGACTCCAGGGCTCGGGGCAAGGATAACGGAAGAAAACTTTCTTGCTCAATTTGAGGGGAAAAGCGTCGATGAGGTAATGCTCAAGAGAGATGGTGGAACAATAGACGCAATAAGCGGGGCTACCATAAGCTCGCGGGCAGTCGTGGAAGCTGTCAGAGAGAAGATGCTCGAACTGGCTTATCTTTGGGGGTCCGCGGGATGAAGGAGTTCACAAAGGGGATTTTGAAAAGAAATCCGATATTTTACCTCATGCTTGGTCTATGTCCTACGCTTGCGATTACGACAGCTGTCGAAAACGCCTTGATAATGTCCGCCGCATTCCTTTTCGTGATGATCCCGTCGGCCGCGATAATCTCGATGGTTAGAAGGTGGATCCCAAGAAATGTGAGAATCCCATCTTTCATTGTCATAATTGCAACCTTCACAACCATCATCGACCTCCTCATCCACGGCTTCCTGCCCAGATTTTACGAAGTTTTGGGAATATTCATCCCACTCATCGTCGTGAACTGCATAGTTATGGGGAGAGTAGAAGCATTTGCCTCGAAAAATCCGGTTAGAGAATCAATACTTGATGCTGCTGGCATGGGGATCGGATTTTCGGCCGCCATTGTCGTCGTTTCTATAATAAGAGAATTGCTCGGAAGAGGTTATGTAGAGATCTTCGGATATACGGTGATTCCCTCTTTTACCCGGTCGCCAATCGGAGTGATGATTCTTCCGCCAGGAGCTTTTCTCACGATCGGGATAATCATAGCGATTTTCAAGAAGAAGGGGTTGCTTAAAGGGGTGTGATGCTTGGAGAACCTGCTCGCCATAGCAGTCGGAATGATACTCGTCAATAACATCGTGCTCACGAGATTTCTCGGTCTCTGTTCGTTCTTCGGGGTTTCGAGAAGAATAAGAGATGCGCTCGGAATGGGGATCGCCGTGACTTTCGTGATGACATGCTCCGCTGCGATCACTTGGTTTGTGTACGAATATCTGCTTGTGCCTGCAGGTATTCAGTACATGAGAATAGTAGTGTTCATTCTAGTTATAGCCAGTTTCGTTCAGATGGTTGAAGTGATAGTGAGGAAAAAAGCTCCCAGTCTCTATAGAGCGATGGGCATATATTTACCCCTCATTACAACAAACTGCGCGATTCTTGGTGTAGTTCTCATCAACACGGAGGTTGAAAGATATTCTTTCGTTGCGTCCACCGTTAGCGGTTTTTCTGCCGGCATAGGTTACGCTCTCGCGATCCTACTAATGGCCGGAATAAAAGAAAGGCTTGAAATCGCAGAAATACCCGAATCATTCAGAGAATCTCCAATCGGCTTCATAATCGCTGCCCTTCTCGCTATGGTCTTCATGGGGTTTGGAGGGATGGTGTGAAAAAATGATTGAAGCTCTCATCTTGGGTGGGCTTGGATTTTCATTTGGAGTAGTTCTGGTCTACCTTGCCAGAAAATTCGAGGTGAAGGTTGATGAAAGACTGGAGAAAATAGTCGAACTTCTCCCCGGAAAAAACTGTGGGACATGCGGTTTCGCAAATTGTGAAGAGATGGCCTCCGCTTCGCTAAAAGATCCAACATATTTGGAAAGATGTAGAGTTCTGGAACCGGATAACAGACGAAAAATCGAAGAAATTTTGGGGGTCAGCCTGCAAGATATTTCTAAGAAAATCGCAATTGTAGCATGTACTTTCCAAACTGAAAACAAGTTTAAATATGTCGGAGTTCAGACATGCGCGGCTGCTGTGCTTGTTTCAAGCGGTTTCAAAAAATGTAAGTATGCCTGTCTGGGTTTAGGGGACTGTGTCAGAGTCTGTCCTTTTGATGCGATATCAATCTCCGAGGGTGAGGTCAAAATAGATAAAAACAAATGTGTTGGATGTGGTCTCTGCGTACAAACCTGTCCGAAGAACGTAATTAATCTCGTAAATGCGGGTGCGTACGTATTTGTTTCGTGCAGCTCTAGAGACAACGCAAAAACTGTTGTCGGCGTGTGCAAGAATGGATGTATTGGATGCGGCCTATGCGCAAAGGCCTGTCCCGTCGGGGCGATAAAAATCGAAAACAACCTCGCGATCATAGATTATTCTATCTGTACTGGATGCGGAAAGTGCGCTGAAGTTTGTCCTAGAAAAGTAATCTTCAAACTACGGACCAATTAACTTTGAGGATTTCTCCGGAAGATGAGACGATCAAGGCGCTCAGACCGAGATTTCTGATTAGCTCCGCTCCATTTTCAGGACCCATCACGAAAACCGCTGTGCTCAGAGCATCTGCATCTAGGCATGTTGAAGCAATGACGGTGACGCTCATCGACAAATCTGCGGGATACCCAGTTCTAGGATCCACGATGTGATGAATTCTCTTTCCGCTTAAAAAGAAAAATCTTTGATAGTCTCCGGAAGTTGCCACAGCTGCGTTCTCGATCTCCAAGATTTCTACGAGCTTTGTTGGATTTCTCGGGTCCTGAACTCCTATTTTCCAGCGCTCTGTTCCCTTTCTCCCGAATGCCCTCATGTCTCCGCCTATGTCGACGAGGAAGTTTTCGACTCCGTAAGATGATAAAACCTCACAAGCTCTGTCAACCGCGTACCCCTTTGCTATTCCGCCGAGGGTAACTTTCATTCCTTCTTTCGCTAATTTTCCGGCATTTTCCGTAAGAAGAACAGCTGACCAGTCGACGAATTTTAAAACGTTTTCCAACTCATCTTGGCTAGGCATTCGTCCCGTTTCCCTCGTCTTTTTCATCCAAAGATCTACCAACGGCTTCACGGTTATGTCAAAACAACCGCCCGAAATCTTCGAATACTCTTTCGCTTTGCTTAGCACAAAAATCGTTTCTTGTGAGAGCGAAACCCAGTCGCCAGAGTTGTTGAGCGAATAAATCTCACTTTTTGGGTCGAATTCAGACATCAGAGAATCAATTCTCGAAATTTCGCGGAAGGCGGCGTCAACTGCTATCCTCGCGAGCTTCAAATTTTCATGGCAAACTGTTATCGTCGCATACGTGTCCATAATCAGTCTGGTCTCGCGAAGAATGTTTCCGGAGATTTCCGTTCGCTCCCCATAAATGTAGGCGACTGCAAGCAGAGAAATCGAAAAAATAAGCATGATGGCCAGACCCTGCAGAATTTTTTTATAAAAAACTGGTAGTCTGGGTTGTGAGACCGAAACCAAGGAAAACAAAGCGATTATCGAATGCATGGTAAGCACTGAGGCCGCGAGGCCGGTCACGCCGTAAAGATTTCCAAAAACAATCGCTGTGCCCAGCCAGACAGCAAGTCCAGCAATCTGTGACAGGAAAATCAGTTGAGGTCTTTTTCTACCATATAGTTCCGAGAACATGATGGCGGAAAGTGATGATGGAAATATTGCAAGTCCGGCTATCTGACATGCCTTCACACCTTCCTGAAAGCTTGGGAAAACTTGCCGAACCAAGAGGGGAGATAACACAAAAACGATCAACGACAGAATTGCTGATAGAAGCAGTCCTTTTCTTTCAATTTTTCTAGTGTCTTCGCCGTTCGATTTCTTTGGAAGAAGATAAAAGAAGAAAATTTGGGAGACCACGGAAAACAAAACAAATATCCTATAAGCAAGTTGATAAACTGCAAGCGTGGACATCCCGAAGAGCATGCCTACTATAATTTTGTCGACGAACTGCATCGAGCCCGAAACAACATTTGAACCGAGAGCTCCAGCAGAAAAGGTTATCTCCTCCTTTGTTGGACTCTGCTTGGAAATTCTGAGAGAAAAAAGCGGGATCGAGAAAATGAGATGAGCCAGAGCAAATCCGAGAAGTATGTAGATCACTAGTCCGGAAAATCTGTACAGCAGAAAACCGAGAAATATGGATAAGGATTTTGAACCAAGCCACATCCACATATAACGGCCGTAGTCCTCTCTAGCAAGTTCGCGATGAACAGCGAGTGAAAAAAGGGAAAATCCGAGAGCCGAAATTCCAACTATCCAGTGAACAAAGAGAGAAAGTGCGATGGCAATCCACACACTCGTGGCTAAAACTATCAGAAAGAACTTGGAAACTGTTTCTCCTTTCTTTCCAAACACAACGATGGTTTTTTCGAAACCGAGAAGGCAGAAAATTGAAGCAAACATCCCGATCGAGAAAAGCCAGCTCAGATATCCATATGCGTTAGGGTGTATGAGAGTTGCGAGAGAAATCCAGAACAGAGCACCCAAAAGCGACGCACCCAACTGGCCCGCAGTCACGTTAAGCAGACCTTCGGTCTTTGGCTGGTCCTCCATCGGTTCTACTCTCTGTTCGAGAGACCAAATAACCCAAACGGATATTGGATTTTTATAAGAAGCTAAAAGAAAGAAATTCTCGATGCTGGGAGTTGGAATAATCGGATGCGGCGCTCTCGGTAGCATCTTGGCAAAAGAGATAGACATAGAAGAGGCGGGAGAAGTGAGACTAGTCGGGGTTCTTGACAAAAAGATGGAAGCTGCAGAAAAACTCTCGAAAACACTTAGAAAAAAACCGAAAATCTTCAAAACTATTGAAGAGATGCTCGCGGACAAGGAAATAGACATTGTGGTAGAAACCGCTTCGCAGGAGGCTGTCAAACAGTACTCCGAAAAGATATTGAAAGCCGGAAAAGATTTGGTGATTTTAAGTGTTGGAGCGCTGGCCGACAAAAAACTTCTTTCCTCGCTCATAAAGATCGCAAAAAAGACTGGAAAGAAGATATACGTTCCGTCGGGGGCGATCTTAGGAGTCGATGGGATAAAAGCAATAAGCATACGAGAAGTTGACGAGGTACTGATAATCACGAGAAAACCGCCCAGAGCGCTCAGCTATAGCGAGTATGTCAAAAGAAAAAGAATTGATCTAAAAAAGATGAGGCATCCGAAGGTCATTTTTGAGGGACCAGCCAAGGAGGCCGTAAAATTCTTTCCAGCGAGTGTAAATGTGGCCGCAACGGTGAGTCTGGCTGGTGTCGGATTTGACAAAACCAAAGTGAAAATAATCGTGGACCCAACCCTGAAGAGAAACATACACGAAATACACATTAGGGGGGTTGCTGGCGAATATTCCATAATCGCCAAAAATTTACCTACGGCCGAGTCAGCCAAGACAAGCATGCTGGCAGCCCTCTCCACTGTGAGGCTTCTCAAGAGCTTGCAAGAGCCTCTCAAGATTGGTGAGTGATAATGGATAGAAAACTCATCAGACAAATGCTGAAAGAAGACGTCGGAAAAGGGGACATAACCTCAGAAATTCTCATTGGCAGGAAAGTTAGAGCAAAAGGAAAAATAATCACAAAACAAGACGGCGTGTTGGCCGGAGCAGAAGAAGCTTCTAGAATTTTTGCGGAAGTCGGTGTAAAATCGAAGATTCTGAGGAAAGATGGAGAGGAAATAAAGAAAGGCGATGTTGTAATGGAAGTCGAAGGACCAGCTAGGAAAATCCTCATGGCAGAAAGAATGGCCCTGAACGTGCTCATGCGAATGAGTGGTATAGCTACTGCAACAAAAAAGCTACTTGAACTTGCGAGAAGAAAAAATCCAAATATCATAATCGCTGCAACGAGAAAAACTGCCCCACTTTTGCTCGGGCTGGACAAAAAAGCTGTAATGATCGGTGGAGGAAGTACCCACAGGAAAAACCTAAGTGAAATGATTTTAATAAAGGATAATCACCTAAAGCTCGTCGGATCCGTTGAACTGGCTGTAAGGAAAGCAAAAGAGGCCGGCAAAACTCCTGTCGAAGTTGAGGTAACAAATATCGAGGATGCCGTCAAAGCGGCAGAAGCGGGAGCAGACATAATTCTGCTCGATAACATGAGCGTCGAAGAAGTGAAAGAAGTCACAAAACTCTTGAAGAGAAAAGGTTTGAGAGAAAAGGTCAAGCTAGAGGTTTCTGGTGGAATAGGCCCGGAGAATATATCTGACTATGCTGCAACTGGAGTCGACGTAATTTCCTCAAGTTACATGACGATGAAAGCTCCGGCGATTGACATGAGTTTGGAGATAGAGTAAAAACCCTAGATATCAACGACCACTGCGGTGTTCGTGTCGACTATCCCTGCTATTTTGTGTATTTTCTCAATTATCACGCTGCTGAGGGTGTTCATATCCTTCGCTTCAACAAAGGCGATTATATCGTATGGCCCTGTGACCACGTGAACCGATTTCACGCCCTCGATTTTCGTTAACGCCTTGGCCACTTTCTTCACTTTTCCAATCGCTGCCGTTATCAAAATGTACGCCTCAGTCATTTTCTCTTTCGTCATTCTTTCCCACCTCCGTTCCATTATTTATTCGCACGTTAAATAAAAGCGATTAGGTGGCCGGCCGAACCTCAAGCTTGATGCCTAAGACCAGCTCCGCGGCGCGCACAACAAGACCATTTTGACCAACAGCACGGCCGATCTTGTCTTTCGGGACATAAACGATTAATCCCTTATCTGTCTCCTCAACTCTTTCGATGGGAACATCGAGCATCGTCTTCAATTTTTGCAAAGTTTGTTCGTCCATTTTTGGCCTTAAAGAATTCTCAGCAATTTTTAAAAGGATTGCTTGCTTTCGGTCAATGCCGAAAAGCATGCCACTCTTGTCTTTACTTGACTTGGAGGGGAAATTTAGATTATACGCCTCGTATATTCAATTTACAGATGCACGAATGGGCTATCGCTGAAGGAATAGTCGCAACAGTCTTGAAGAGCTCTGGAGGAAAAAAAGTCAAAAAAGTAAAACTTCGAGTCGGTGAACTGCAACAAATAGATTTAGAAATCTTGGAATTCGCCGTTAAAGAAATTTCCAAGATCGAACAGGGAAAAGAAATAGCTGAAATCGACGTTGAGATCGAGAGAACAGAGTTTGAGTGCCACGAATGTCACAAAAGATGGCGCCTGCACCTTTCACGTTCGAATACAGAAATTGCGGAACTCGTACACTTCTTGCCTGAGAGCTCAAAGATTCACTTAAGATGTCCGCACTGTGGTTCGTCAGACTTTGAAATCTCCGGAGGTAGGGGAGTTTGTATAGAATCCTTCGTGATCCAAGAATAGAAGCGGCAAAACGCATGATGTCTAGAGTAAAACGAATACTCTGTTTCGCCAGCGGAAAGGGGGGTGTGGGCAAAAGTGTGCTTTCATCAGCTTCTGCTCTGCTCCTTTCTTCGTCTGGGAGAAAAACAGGCTTGTTAGATCTGGACTTCCACGGGCCATCTGCACACACCATTCTCGGAGCGAGAGTTGGATTCGGAGAGAATAGAGGAATAATACCACACGAGTTCAACGGAATAAAAATAATGTCTATTGTTCCGTTTGCCGGACGAAAACCGATCTTGTGGAGAGGGAGCGACATCTCTCAGTCCATCTTAGAGCTCTTGGCAATAACGAGATGGGGGGAACTTGACTTTTTGGTGATTGACATGCCCCCTGGAACTGGTGAGGAGATTCTCGAAACCAGCAAAATTCTTGAGAGGGGGGAGTTTGTAATCGTGACTACTCCTTCTCTTCTTTCGATCGAAACTGTCAAGAGGTTGATTCTCGCTCTTAAAGAACTCGAAGTGGAAATCTCCGGAGTTATAGAAAACATGGGGGATGGCAATAAGGCCAAAAAACTCTCCAAGGAATACAAAATCAGGTTTCTTGGCAATGTGAGATATGATGAAAATCTGGAAAAAGCAATTGGAAAACCAAACAAACTTTTGAAAACCAAAATATCGAAAGACCTTCAAAAGATACTGCAAATCCTATAGAAAAGAACTTTTTAGAAATCCAAACGGAGAGAAAACCAAGATTTTTCGGCATGATTCTGCAGAATCTGCAGGATACCTTTAACATGCGCGGCTCCAACAACACACACGACTTTCTTATCGGAGTTTAGAAGAGGAAGCAGTCTATTTGCCATTATGACATTCCGCTGTTCAACTAATATTTTGTACGTGAACGGAAAGAACTTTCTAAAATCCGACAAAAGCTTTTCCACCGTTTCCTCCTCCGTGAGATCGCTGATTTTCTTCTCGAAAGGCATGAAAAGAGAAAAAAGTATTTGAAGACCCATCAGAAACTTTTCCCTAAGCGGAATCCCCATCAGCTGTCGAATTGTTATCTCCATATCCTGATCGATCAGCATGATCAGAGCTCCCACTTTTCTAGCTTCCTCAATCGCTGTCAGCATTTCTTCTCCAATTGGTGAGCCCGTCAATTTTGCTAACCTTTCTTGAAAGATGTAAATTAAACGGATAAGAATAGACGAATTCTGAGTCTTCCAAGTTCCGTAGGTTAGAGCATGATAGCGCGCTGGACAGAGTTCCAAACAGACAACCTCTGGTTTTTCTTTCGCTATCAATTCCCTAACTTCTCTCACGCTTTCTGGTAAAACATGTCCCACACCCAAGATTATGAAGCCATCTCTGACTTTTTTCAACACTGCCGTTCACCAACTTTGTAAATCAGAAGAAGATCTTTTCCAACTTTTTCTATACCAGTTAGTTTGAGCTTTATTCCCTTCTTGACGAGCGGAATTCCTTCACCTTCAACAAGCGTTTTGGCTCTTTCTCCTCCAACGATCACAGGAGCGATCGATATCCTTATCTCGTCCACCAAGCCATGCTTGAGCATCTCCCAATTAAGAGTGGGTCCTCCTTCCAGAAGTATCTTTTTCACACCAAGCTCTGAAAGTTTCTCTAAAAGCTTTCTCAGATCTACTTTCGCTCCATCAAAGATCCAGACATCCACTCCGGTTTTCCTTATGCTCTCGACCTTTCTTCTGTTCGCCTCCGAGGAGACTGCAACTATCGTTTTCGGATCTCCCCGGAGAACTTTTGCAGAAAGTGGTATTCTCGCCTTACCATCGACCACTACTCTGATCGGGTTTTTGCCTTTCACTCTTCTAACCGTCAGAGAGGGATCGTCGGAGAGAATCGTTCCCGCTCCAACCATTACGGCATCAACCTCCGATCTGAGCTTGTGAAGTCTGTCCAAGTCCTCCTCGCAAGATATTCTACTGTCTCCACCGACGGTGACAACTTTTCCGTCGACTGTAACGGCTGCGTTCATTATAAC
This window of the Candidatus Hadarchaeales archaeon genome carries:
- the rsxC gene encoding electron transport complex subunit RsxC; the protein is MFRKFKGGIKLPHLKPTAGFTIERMKLPSLVVVPLKQHIGAVCEPLVQKGEKVKTGQKIGDSHANLSAPVHSPISGVVKEVRMHPIPTGEEVPSIFIESDGVDEWVETSGIDPEKAGREEILSKIREAGIVGLGGAAFPTHVKLNPPKKVDTLIINGCEGEPFITADHRLMLEYPERIMRGVEIMMKVCGAERAIIAIEEDKRDAEQQLKKFETERIKIAVLPSRYPQGDERHLIKALLRREVPAGGLPFDVGVVVQNVATAKAVADAILDGKPLIERIVTVTGAVRLPKNLLVRIGTLFSALIEECGGPAREYDKIVAGGPMMGFAQWCDIPVIKGTNCVLLMKSVEDEERDCIRCGRCVDVCPMGLEPTMLASFSKKKMFDKCLEYRVTSCDECGCCAYVCPSKIPLVQYIKLAKDALRRSA
- a CDS encoding RnfABCDGE type electron transport complex subunit D, producing MNKLVVSPSPHIKDSITVEEIMYSVIIALVPAVVAGAYFFGIEILAVIAVSILTAVVTEYVAMKLMKRKFRNDGSAILTGLLLALTLPPTVPLWIPAVGAFFAIAIVKCAFGGLGHNIFNPALAGRIFLALSWPSLMRKWPEWVGPDGITTATPLQLWKFQNTLTPYFKLFIGNVGGCIGETSALALLIGGLFLISRKYIDWKIPVSFIGTVGLLMFLLGQDPIFHILAGGLFLGAFFMATDYVTTPLTGKGRVIFGVGAGILVVIFRMYSGMTEGVAFSILIMNAFTPLIDKVIKPKVYGTTKVKT
- a CDS encoding RnfABCDGE type electron transport complex subunit G, which encodes MNTREIMVLTIICIISGFCLFAVHNLVKERIEKTENTEMIRLLSEIFPSSEFAEENGIYLARSKENGELEGYIAMAEGKGYGGSISLMIGIHKDGTIKKVKILKQSETPGLGARITEENFLAQFEGKSVDEVMLKRDGGTIDAISGATISSRAVVEAVREKMLELAYLWGSAG
- a CDS encoding RnfABCDGE type electron transport complex subunit E — encoded protein: MKEFTKGILKRNPIFYLMLGLCPTLAITTAVENALIMSAAFLFVMIPSAAIISMVRRWIPRNVRIPSFIVIIATFTTIIDLLIHGFLPRFYEVLGIFIPLIVVNCIVMGRVEAFASKNPVRESILDAAGMGIGFSAAIVVVSIIRELLGRGYVEIFGYTVIPSFTRSPIGVMILPPGAFLTIGIIIAIFKKKGLLKGV
- a CDS encoding RnfABCDGE type electron transport complex subunit A: MENLLAIAVGMILVNNIVLTRFLGLCSFFGVSRRIRDALGMGIAVTFVMTCSAAITWFVYEYLLVPAGIQYMRIVVFILVIASFVQMVEVIVRKKAPSLYRAMGIYLPLITTNCAILGVVLINTEVERYSFVASTVSGFSAGIGYALAILLMAGIKERLEIAEIPESFRESPIGFIIAALLAMVFMGFGGMV
- a CDS encoding RnfABCDGE type electron transport complex subunit B, which codes for MIEALILGGLGFSFGVVLVYLARKFEVKVDERLEKIVELLPGKNCGTCGFANCEEMASASLKDPTYLERCRVLEPDNRRKIEEILGVSLQDISKKIAIVACTFQTENKFKYVGVQTCAAAVLVSSGFKKCKYACLGLGDCVRVCPFDAISISEGEVKIDKNKCVGCGLCVQTCPKNVINLVNAGAYVFVSCSSRDNAKTVVGVCKNGCIGCGLCAKACPVGAIKIENNLAIIDYSICTGCGKCAEVCPRKVIFKLRTN
- a CDS encoding FAD:protein FMN transferase, which gives rise to MEDQPKTEGLLNVTAGQLGASLLGALFWISLATLIHPNAYGYLSWLFSIGMFASIFCLLGFEKTIVVFGKKGETVSKFFLIVLATSVWIAIALSLFVHWIVGISALGFSLFSLAVHRELAREDYGRYMWMWLGSKSLSIFLGFLLYRFSGLVIYILLGFALAHLIFSIPLFSLRISKQSPTKEEITFSAGALGSNVVSGSMQFVDKIIVGMLFGMSTLAVYQLAYRIFVLFSVVSQIFFFYLLPKKSNGEDTRKIERKGLLLSAILSLIVFVLSPLLVRQVFPSFQEGVKACQIAGLAIFPSSLSAIMFSELYGRKRPQLIFLSQIAGLAVWLGTAIVFGNLYGVTGLAASVLTMHSIIALFSLVSVSQPRLPVFYKKILQGLAIMLIFSISLLAVAYIYGERTEISGNILRETRLIMDTYATITVCHENLKLARIAVDAAFREISRIDSLMSEFDPKSEIYSLNNSGDWVSLSQETIFVLSKAKEYSKISGGCFDITVKPLVDLWMKKTRETGRMPSQDELENVLKFVDWSAVLLTENAGKLAKEGMKVTLGGIAKGYAVDRACEVLSSYGVENFLVDIGGDMRAFGRKGTERWKIGVQDPRNPTKLVEILEIENAAVATSGDYQRFFFLSGKRIHHIVDPRTGYPADLSMSVTVIASTCLDADALSTAVFVMGPENGAELIRNLGLSALIVSSSGEILKVNWSVV
- a CDS encoding aspartate dehydrogenase, which gives rise to MLGVGIIGCGALGSILAKEIDIEEAGEVRLVGVLDKKMEAAEKLSKTLRKKPKIFKTIEEMLADKEIDIVVETASQEAVKQYSEKILKAGKDLVILSVGALADKKLLSSLIKIAKKTGKKIYVPSGAILGVDGIKAISIREVDEVLIITRKPPRALSYSEYVKRKRIDLKKMRHPKVIFEGPAKEAVKFFPASVNVAATVSLAGVGFDKTKVKIIVDPTLKRNIHEIHIRGVAGEYSIIAKNLPTAESAKTSMLAALSTVRLLKSLQEPLKIGE
- the nadC gene encoding carboxylating nicotinate-nucleotide diphosphorylase, which translates into the protein MDRKLIRQMLKEDVGKGDITSEILIGRKVRAKGKIITKQDGVLAGAEEASRIFAEVGVKSKILRKDGEEIKKGDVVMEVEGPARKILMAERMALNVLMRMSGIATATKKLLELARRKNPNIIIAATRKTAPLLLGLDKKAVMIGGGSTHRKNLSEMILIKDNHLKLVGSVELAVRKAKEAGKTPVEVEVTNIEDAVKAAEAGADIILLDNMSVEEVKEVTKLLKRKGLREKVKLEVSGGIGPENISDYAATGVDVISSSYMTMKAPAIDMSLEIE
- a CDS encoding Lrp/AsnC ligand binding domain-containing protein codes for the protein MTKEKMTEAYILITAAIGKVKKVAKALTKIEGVKSVHVVTGPYDIIAFVEAKDMNTLSSVIIEKIHKIAGIVDTNTAVVVDI
- the hypA gene encoding hydrogenase nickel incorporation protein HypA, with the translated sequence MHEWAIAEGIVATVLKSSGGKKVKKVKLRVGELQQIDLEILEFAVKEISKIEQGKEIAEIDVEIERTEFECHECHKRWRLHLSRSNTEIAELVHFLPESSKIHLRCPHCGSSDFEISGGRGVCIESFVIQE